The Musa acuminata AAA Group cultivar baxijiao chromosome BXJ2-2, Cavendish_Baxijiao_AAA, whole genome shotgun sequence genome contains the following window.
TTGCAAAGAGTACCGTTCCACCAGTGACACCAAGCCCTTGCCTACTCGTCATAAATGTTATGCCCTTCCATTTGGCGACATAATGTAACTGCAGTGAGAAATTTAACTTTCATTCATCTTGTAAAAAACTAAAAGCATGCAGCATAAAAGGAAATCGGAAGGACGAGATGAAGAAATAAAGTGtgaatcttttatttctagtctaAATAGCATCATATAAGCAGGTTGGATATCTGAAATTTAGAAGGCTGACATGAACAAAATGATGTGAACTGATTGAATGAGCAATAAATTACATGCAATGTTTTATATAGATTCGAAACTTCCAAGAGATAAATAGAAGCTTCAGTAGTTCATTTAGGCCACTTTGCTAAGAAAGTGAATCACATATGGCCCTTAACATGTGTGCAGATCCCATACTTTAAATAGATATTAAATAACATCCATATTAGATGCTGCGAAACAGTAGAATGGCATGATGCTTCAAGGCTCTCAAGACAGAAACCTAGTTAGAAGTAATGCACGGGGACTGTATAGAAAGAGCTCAAGAGCAACTATCATCTAAAAGGTGTGTTAAAGCAAGCTATATTATCCTTATTAAAAGATTAACCTCAACAAACTTGCATGTTCCAACCATATAAACTATTTGAATATTGACAAGACATATATTAAGAGAAAACTTTTAAGTCTAGTTCCACAGATTTATTAAAAGATAATGTCAATACACAATTACTGGATATGCTTGACAATCAAGCTTCTATTCTGACATAGTACAGCTCAATAATGTACAGCTCAATACACAATTACGCATGTCTTGATTTGCTGACAACTTCCCTTTAGAATATATGATTAAACATGTATACCACGAGAATAAGAACAAGGTTTTCTTCCACAGATCTATTAAAATAGAATGTCAATATTCAATTACTGGATATGCTCGACAATTAAGCTTCTATTCTAACTGACAAGGTACAGCTCAATAATATAAGATATGCAAGTCTTGATTTGTTGACAACTTCTCTTTAGAATATACTATTACCACTCAAATAAGAACAAGGAATGATCAATATACATAAACAGCTATTTGTTTGCTATTAATTTCTGTTATTAACTACACATATGTTGATATACCAGACTCTCATCAATAGCATCCTCCAAGACAAAAAATCTCTTATTGTCACCATGGTTACTGACTTATTCAAATATCATAATCTTTATTTCTAATTGGCAAAAGATAATTAGTTCACAGAAAATGCTTGGGACAACAATCATACAGTGACTCGTGATCCTTTCACAGCTTTAGGTCCACCTCCAACCTTTATATCATAGTACCTAGTAAGCGGTAATAAGATCAGGAAAATTGGAAACAGTTCACATGGCAAAATATGTATATTCTgaacttacaaaaagaggaaactGCAAACAAAATTAAACAAGATTGTGACAAATATGCAAAAGGATAGTAATAGTTTGATGtcttgaaataataaaaaatttccaTATATGTGATCATATGCAAAAGAGATATATTGCCAACCCATACTATGATCCATGAGCTCAAAGCTACTAAAGCAAATTCAACATGCTTTAGTAGCTTAAAGCCAAGTTGTCCTGTGGAATAATGATTAACCATTTATAGTTCCCTTCATTCCGAATCAAATTGCAGTATAAgtcaattttatgataattgtctttctttttaatatataatgtATCATGGTTGCTGGGTCTCAGATCACTTGTCCCGTCAAAACAGTGATACAGTTTTTTACATCCCAATTCATAGTACTGCTGTTGGCACCCCAGATGTTATTATCACAATCTTGATCCAATTCATCAAAACTAATGATTCACCTCCTTAATATTTAGTTTTATAAAGTAAACTAACTACGACAAATAAAATCCATCACCATTCAAGAAAAGCTCAAAACAATGAAAGAACTAGACAATAGAAAATACACATGCGAATGAGGCGAGTAAATACGGAAGAACTCATTTTAGTCAAAAGATGTGTAAACACACATATGAAATATAATATAATCCACTTTCAATAATGAATACCAAGATGAAAAGAAAAGGCATTATTTCTTCTAAATTACAGTCTTAAACTGACTACAGATCTACAATTGTTTATGAGAACGATAAGGCTATAACATAAGTTGAATGGCTGTTACTAACTTGAGGCCATTTGGTAGAGTAGTATATTCGGTCTCAGGAACCTTTGCCGATCTAAGCTGTAGAGGAATGAGAGATAAAAAACTCTAACAGAAAATTTCAATACGGTCTCCTTGTTGACAAAAAAAAAGCAATGAACTAAGGTTTTCTTACAGCTCTCCTGCTGGAGGATACAGATTCAGCATCACCACAAAAATTGAGTCCGGAAGCTGAAATAACGTAAGACCAAGATTAGTTAATTATCACacagaagagaaaaatgaagatGGGTGTGCATGATACATTATCTCTACATTAAAACTTGAGACACTAAAAACTAATTTGATATCAGTATTGAGGTAAAACCAATTGGGACTTTACGGCTTTGTTGGTGTAGTAGTATTGAGGTAAAACCACCATGTCTCTACCACAATCAATTCTGTATCTCTAAATCTAAGCGACAACAAATTCAGATGCCAACGTCCTATGATGATAACATCACTTCTATAGCCAAATGTTCAGTGTTCTAATCTATGCAATAGATTCAGAAATCTCCCTGGAAAGCAATCATGGTCTGAATTATCATGCATCTATAATTTTAATTTCAGATCATCCCACAAAAGTATCTACTACTACGTTATAACAAGAAATAATAACCATTCAAGATTATGCAATTTAAACCGTCTTTTATATTTCTCAGATTGTGAATTAATAATTTTGAATTAACGATTCCTCCAAGACAATCATCTTCTAGGTTTAACATGCATAAGCTACGGATCCCTTGACCATATATAACACTTCAAAATTATCTATTCGATGGCATATCCTACATACAGTAACACTGGTATTCTGTTTCCTTTTCGTAGGCTTTAGATTCTTCCCCTAGTTAATAACACTTTCAGATTCATCCAAACAGTTTATCTGATCACATATTGAGCTTTTCATTCAAAAGGTATGGGAAATTGTCAAGTTCCAGTCTTCAAGAAACTCGAGCACTATAGCAAAAGCGAAAAACCCAAATTTGGATCAAAATAACCTGTTTCTTGCGGTGGCATATATCCAGGAGCAAAATTTCAGACCCTAACTATTCCCATCGAAGTACATAAACATGCCAATCTTCACGATCTCCCATTTCACACAAGGAGGGAGCGATCAAGAACTTGTGCTCACCAGAAGCGAGGAGAAAGCCCAAGAACCACCTCCTCCCGTCGGGAGAGACAGCACTGGTTTCTTCCGGCCGCGCAGGCGAATCCCTCGAGCAGCGGCACGTAAAGGAGACGAACGGCCGCCTCTTGGGAAACCTCCTCGCAGCGAATCTCACTGTAACGGACGCATAAACCACCAAAAGATCGAGAaatgagatagagagagagagagggggagagagcGGAGCCCTACCGGTGTCCAGAGAGGGACTcgtagggaggaggaggaggtggagggagAGCTCCATCGCTTGGAGCGAAAGAGTGGTGAGGAGTTCGCGGTTGGAAAATAGGAGCAAAGGATTTTTTTATTttccattttatttattttttaatatctggAAAATAGAGGTTGACATAAATCTTTGACTTCGATGTTGACTTCCTCATTTATTGATCAACACAAAGTCTACAGCAAGCCAATAATTTATTTTCTGAAATACTATAAGGATTATATTCCCTTCATTTAAAGACATATTCTAATTGATCTCCATCTTATCTTCTTGCTTTGCAAAATTACATCTTctcattattttaattaaatttttaatttattttaaaatcattTCTTAGACAAATACACCCCTTAAATTTGAAGTGCATTTCAAACTATGTGTgacaatatataaattataaaacatTAATTAAGTCATATaaaaacaatattttttaattttaaaaaatattgtatACAATAAATTAGTAAGTaggaatttttaatattaaaaataaaataaaatctccgACACAAATCACATGCCTAAGTATCATTGTGCAGCACAGTGTTAGTGGCGTAATAATATATTACCAGAGCAGAGAAACTGCATACACAGGATTAAGAGTGGAAATTAACATGACAGCCTTGTAGGAGCTTAACATCTGCAAAGCTTCCATGGCGTCACTGGATCTCAACGTCGATGACCTTGCGATCCGTCTTCGTCTTGGGGATGACGACCAGCAGCACCCCGTTCTTGAGCTCAGCCTTCACCTTCTCCTTGTCACAGTTGTCGGGGAGAAGGAACCAGGAGTCGTAGGAGCTGGAGCTCCAACCTCTCCACTTGGACTCCTCCCCCGCCGCCGTTGGCTCCTGCTCCTTGTGCTCCCCCTTGATCACCAGTACGTCGTCCTCCACCGACACCTTCACCTCTTCCTTCGACAGCCCCGGCACGTCGAACCTCATCGTGATCTCGTTGTCCTCCTCCTTTATCTCCCACGGCGGCCTCATCTCCCCCGTGCTGCTCCCGGGGAAGGACATCGCGTCCTCGAACAGCCGGTCCATCGTGTCCAGCATCATCTTCATTGTCCTCACGGGCGACATAGCATCAACCAAACCTTCGGTGTTCCAGAAACAGATTGCAGATATAGTGACCGTGAAGTTGTCTCCTTAATTCGAAGGATACAAACAGGCAGTCATCAAGCAAACTACTTACCAAAAGGCGAGACGTCGAAGCCCGACCGGCGACGCCGCTGCTCTATGGCGGCGCCGTTCCCGGCTTTAGCGTCCTTGTTGACGTGCACGtcgatggaggaggaggtctCCTTGCTCTGCGGCGCCGCGGAGGCCGATACCGAGAGCCGGCGACGGCAAGAAGGCGATGGAAATGCTACTGTCGAAGGCTGGCGCTGCTTCCGGCGCAAGGTGTGCCCGGAAAGCAGAGGAGAAGGGCGTAGGACAAGGCCTGGTAAGGTAGACGCTGAGGCCATGGCAATCGGATAACAAAGAAGAGAAACGACTGTGAACCGCTTGCTGTGGAGGATCGAATGCAGAGATCGGTGCTTTATACAGAGGAATCGGAAGGGAGAGAGAGATCGGGAAGCGTCGGAGAAGGATGGGAACGTTCCGGAGTCGGCTAATATGTGGAAGTACAAGACACGTGGACGCTCGGGCGACCACCTTCTCGCGCCGTCAAGAAAACTCCAGTGTGTTCTGTGCGCGTCGGGTTCGTACGAACCGTTGGATAACGATCAAGAATCCAAATTCTATCTCAAATTCTACTAATTTTTTTAATCCTATTTATATGTATTAGTGGCAATGTCAATAATAatacataaaatatgcaattatttCATTCTATCGGGACTCAAACTCGATGTCGAGGCGGTTCAATCCGAACAGGACTCGATCCGAATTCGAAGTGGTTGGTTCTCAACGTGACTCGACCAGAACTCCGAGCGGTTCAATAAGGGCAAGACCAGGACGCGAAATCCACTTATAAACCGGCCTAATTATGTATCATCTTAAGATTAAATTCATACCGCGAGGCATTCTACCGAAAATTCGTCGTTCTATATAAGCTTACGCCGCTCTCGCTCTGGCTTTTAGGGTTTCGGCCGTCGCTCCGCCTGTTCTCGGTAGGGTATTGGCTTCTTCCTCGTGGATCCCTGTGCGTCGAGTGGGGGATCGTTACATTTTGGATTTCTGTTGTTATGATTGTTTTCTAGGTTCTTTTTGaacgatattttttttatttttcgaatTTGTTGTTTATTTTTGTAGATTCTTTGGAGGGAACAGAAGCAGAGATGTCTGCGAAGGAAGAAAACCGGATCTTTGTCGGAGGCTTATCGTGGGACACAACAGAGAGGCGGCTGGAGGCCGAGTTTAGTCGCTTCGGAAAGGTTATCGAGACTCAAGTATGGACCGCTCCCTCATCCTCCAATGTTTTCGGCAATTcgattaggtttttcttgtgataCATCTGTTGCTTCATCTGTTTGGTGCCTCTGACTGATATCAGAAAAAATGATTGACACTATAAAATATTCTTTATGATTTTGTGATTAACACTGCAAActgtgatatatttttattttttcgtaAAATTGTTACAAACTAAGCTGCCTTTGGTCTGAATCTTCATATCTTTAAGATGGTTCATAGGTTTCTTTTTGTTTAGTAGCTGAAGAAAGACACTTTGATGCTTTATTTGGCATTTAATTTCATTATGAAGTTTTTGAACTTCAATACAATCTTTAAGGATATTACCGTTCTCCATGCAACAAGCGGTACCTAAGTAAATAAAATAGATGTCCTCTATTATCTGTGCGAACATAACATGGCAGTGCTGATGTTCTATCAGTGTGTCTATTTTGTGAGACTGTATATTTTGTACCAATTTATTGTATTATTATCTTTGTCCTTCTCATTGACTCCATACTTTCTTCTTATGTATCACGGTGAGACCTCCTTCGTTTCTTGGCTTTGTGTGAGTATCAATCTCCGTTCCACTCTTTTGTGTATGTGAGGAGGAGACGTGTTATATGTGTTCTTCAAGCTGGTAAGCATAAAAGAAGGTTTGCTTTTTATCTGGCTATATCAGTGAGCAGATATAGACACCTCTACTAGTTTGGTCTTTTTGGAGGATAATGCCATCCGCTGCTGTCATTTTGCCATTGTTATGAGCTTAGTGCTGGTTGATGCCATTGCATGTCACTGATAAGTTGCTTCTTTGAGGTTTGAGCCTTGAGATCTTCATATGGAGCAGTCAATCTTCAGTAGGCTGGAAGAGATAAGTTGGGTTGAATTGCTTGTTTTGGCTTTTGACATTGACAGATAGATACTCTTCACTAATATTACATCTATGTCGTACCCTGATGGCTTGCCCATTTGAGACAGGTATATAAGGTAATTCACCTTGCATGCCCGTGGTGGTGATGTAAGGCTTGTTTATTGTTTGATGAGATGCTTGTTGGCCAAGACACTGTCTGAAATGCAGTATATGTAATCAAACGTTTGCTAGGTTCTTTCAGTTTCAGCTATATTTGTGGATTAATATCAGCACCATGCAGCATTTTGAGGAAAGATTAGGCTGCTTGGTTTAATGTTCTCTGCTCTGCATTGCATATCAATGAAAAATTTTAGTTTTGTGTAAGTCTTGTTTAGTACAATTAGGCGCTTAAGTGAAACTTGGAATTGAGAGGGAGTGGATTTTTTGGATAATTGATTTATCTATTATTATGCACCGAAAGGGATAAAGGATGCATAATGTGAAGGTTCAGGTGCATGCTTGACCATTTCTTCAGATGGCTGGCCTCTCTCAGTACATTGTGAGAAACTCGGCAGTCTCTGATCTTTCAGCTGAGGATTTTTAGAAAATTCCATGATGCCTGTTAAATTGCTTAAGCGATGAATGGTTTCTTGGCGGCACTGAGTGATGGCCTTAACATTCCATGTGTATTCATAAGCACAATGTGCACCAGGGtgtttgatctttgtcataataaatgttGCAGACTTGGCACATTGATGGTTGATAAACATGCGCATCGATTGCAACTATAACTTGCATCACTTCTTTCTCTGATgtatatctctctctttctctttaatGTTCTTGTTAAAAAAATTTCCTGTTAGTATTTCTGGGACTAGGGCACAACTTTTCTCAATGTATGCCACTAAATATGAACAATTATTGACACTCTAAAGGCATTTTACAATTTGCTAAAGTAAAACTTAGGCAAGTGAGACACTGGCCTTGTTATTTGAAAGGCAAATTGGCAgtagaaaatgattttggtgacaaTTTGAGATCATGGAACTGAGTAAAACTCCACTGGTTGTGGGAAGATTAATGGTTAAATGTATCCTTGCTGATTTAGTTTTGGATGGTATTTGGTGAAATGTTGTTTACGGGATTGTATTTGAgttagaagaggaagaggaacaaATGGAACAGATGGTTGTGTTATACAAACTGTCAGATAGATACTGTATTTTTTGTTTGATGGTAAAAGTTGCTTCAAAATTGATCACAGGGTCAGTCACATCTGAATTATGGTGTCTTCTGTAGTCTTTTGAGAGATCTGAATGTACCTCTGGAGCTGCTCAACTATTCATGCTGCAGAATGTGATTCTCTACATATTGTTTGCACTAGATTGCTGCAGTTGTTTTTTCCTAAGCAACAGATCCTTTATCATGGATTGGGATTTGGATGTGGAGCAGTTGTTAGAATTACTCAGTTGAGATGTTTGAGCCTGTTTGTTATGGCTGCTGTTTCTGAAGTTAGTTTCATTCAGCAAAGGTCGTGTTAAGGTTTGAAAGAAGGTGTTACAAGAATTGAACCTTTTTATCCCATTAAGTGTTAAACTCATTGTAACAATAACATATCACCTGAGTTGATGCTTGCTGTGTTTGCAATATCAATTCACCAATGATTGCCTGAATGGTTCTCTAGGACGTTTGTTTCACACCTGTTATTGTTTGGTCGAATTTTGCTTGTTACATGGCCACTTGCTTGGATATAAGATGAAGATTTTGCTATTTTCTGGATATTCGTGAATGTCAGATGTATATATTAGGTAGGAAAAGACACTGCACGGATTGCTTTAGTCATAGTAGATTGTGGCCTATACAGAGATCACAGTGAGATGTCTGAATGAGTCACATGCATGTTCGCATAACCGGTACATCCTGTTACTCTCAGGTAAGCGATATCATCATTTTTTTGTCTCCTTGGTCGCTTTTCTTTGGCATGTTTAATTTGTTAATACTGCAGCTTCTTATGTCTAATTTAGTGCTACAAATATTTTTACAAAGATACTAATCTTCAAAATTTGATCCTCTTGTTTCATGATTAAAGATACAAGAGTTCTTTTG
Protein-coding sequences here:
- the LOC135605783 gene encoding small heat shock protein, chloroplastic-like — encoded protein: MASASTLPGLVLRPSPLLSGHTLRRKQRQPSTVAFPSPSCRRRLSVSASAAPQSKETSSSIDVHVNKDAKAGNGAAIEQRRRRSGFDVSPFGLVDAMSPVRTMKMMLDTMDRLFEDAMSFPGSSTGEMRPPWEIKEEDNEITMRFDVPGLSKEEVKVSVEDDVLVIKGEHKEQEPTAAGEESKWRGWSSSSYDSWFLLPDNCDKEKVKAELKNGVLLVVIPKTKTDRKVIDVEIQ
- the LOC135605784 gene encoding peptidyl-prolyl cis-trans isomerase FKBP16-4, chloroplastic-like, with amino-acid sequence MELSLHLLLLPTSPSLDTVRFAARRFPKRRPFVSFTCRCSRDSPARPEETSAVSPDGRRWFLGFLLASASGLNFCGDAESVSSSRRALRSAKVPETEYTTLPNGLKYYDIKVGGGPKAVKGSRVTLHYVAKWKGITFMTSRQGLGVTGGTPYAFDVGQSERGAVLKGLDLGVEGMRVGGQRLLIVPPELAYGSKGVQEIPPNATIELDVELLAIKQSPFGSGAKLIEG